Genomic segment of Candidatus Limnocylindrales bacterium:
GGAGGGACTTCAGCAGCAGCAACCCTACGTCAGTCCCTCCTGGAGGGGGGCCAGGGGGGTGTTCAGACAGAAAAAAGTGACATCTACTGAATTGTTACAGTTACATCACCATCTGAATTTGGATCGACTGGGTTCTGAGCCTGTGGAAGAGAGAATCTTTCGGGGTTAGCAGCGAAGAATTCACCCTTCGACCCAGCCCAGGGTGAGACAGGAGGTCCCCTTCGAGATAAAAAAGATACCCCGGAAAGTCCTCTAGAGAAAGTCAGCAGGTATTCAGTAGGTTAAGTATCCCGCTTGATATAAAAAAGCTATTCTTTACGATCCGGGACTTTCTCGAAGATGGCGATAAGTGAGAGAGGTGGAAGTGGAAGCCAGGATTCCATTCTTCTGAACAGTGGGACCAGGAGATTTAACATTTTGATTTGTCCGAATCCGAAGGTTTTTTGTGGCAAGACCTGACCGTTTAGCCACCATCCGATCACACCGGCTCGATTGAATTCCAACACTTCCTGGACGTGGAAACCGGCCTTTATTCCCACAGAGATCAATTGTTCTTTGGTGTATCGCCGGTAGTGTCCCAGAACCCGGTCTAAACTTCCGTAGAGGTTGGGTCCTTGTGGAACCAGAACGATGGCCCGTCCTTTATCTTCTAAGACATTTCGGATGTTTTGTAAGGCAGCAACATCGTCCTTTACATGTTCAATAACGTTGAGACAGATGACTGTATCAAACTGTTGACCTTTGGGAAAGGAACCCGGATCGGTCACATCTGTGAAGGTGACGTGAAGATAGGGTCGAGTGGAACAGAGTTTACGAAGACTGTCTAAATACAGCGGATTAACATCAGTTGCCCAATAGACTGGCTGAGGGGTCAGATTTAGCGTTATATTCCCGATTCCGGCTCCGATTTCCAGAACTCGTTTCCCGATGTAGGGTCGTACCGTATCTGCCATCCAGCGTGTGAATCTTGGAGCCCGGTTCAGGCGAGCCAGAATTTCACTTCCATATTTATCTGCCGTATAGATTTGATCGGAAACCGCGTATTTGAGGATAGCTCCAAGCGCCAATAGTCCATCTTTCCAGTTGATCTTTTTGCCTTCCTGATAAGTTCGACCCGAGTAACTGATAGGGACCTCGAAGATACGGGCCCCCCGTTTCGCCAATTTGATGGTTATTTCAGGTTCTATGCGAAAGTCACAACTCTCCAGGGGGATACTCTTTAGAAGCGAGGTTCGGACCATTTTGTAACATGTTTCCATGTCTGTAATGTTGAGATCACAGACCAGGTCACAGAGGAAGGTAAGGAGACTATTCCCCAGAGCATGGCGGAAGAAGAGGACCCGCTTAAATTCACCGGCTAAAAAACGGGATCCGAAAACTGCATCTGCATCTTCCTCTAAAAATAGAGGAATCATTTTCAATAAATCCCGGGGATGATACTCCAGATCTGCATCATGGATCACCACCAGTTCGGTATCTACATACTCAAGACCGGTTCGGATGGCAGCTCCTTTTCCCTGGTTTTCTTCATGATGGAGGAATATCCATTCGAATTTAGGGCTCCAGGGATTTGCTTCCCAGGACTTTTGGAATTGTTTTAGCGAAGCTTCCGTTTGATCGGTGGAGTAATCGTCAACCACGATCACCTTGATCCGGCTTAATAGGGGTGACTCACCGAGTACCTGAAGGCGGTTGAGACTTGCCTGAACCAGGTACTGCTCATTGTATACAGGTACGATAATGGAGAGGGTCGTACTGGTTGCCATACATTCTCCTCTTTTTTAATGAAGGGCTATGAGAATCTTTGGGATTAATACCTTTCGACTTATTACCAAACCAATCGCTTCGCTCCTGCCATTATCGGCGATGACAGGCCGGAGTATCCTTTTCAACTTGGAAAGGTATTACTCTACCCTCATTCAGGGGCTTTTATTGTAAAGACTTCCTGAAAGCCTATGGAAGAAATATAAGAGTTTTAGGAATAGAGCGTCAACCAGAATTTTGAGTTGGCGAAGAATTTAGGAAGGTTTTTAAAGCCCCCGAGGCTTTCAGAACCTCGGGGGAAGGGGTGGAAGTTTTTGGGCAGGAACCTTTACCTTATTCCGGTAAAGTTTACGACCATATCCGTCATTAAATCGGCTAAAGGCTGAGTTCTAGGATTAAACAGGTACCTTTCTTTAGATGGCGTCAGGGTATAGTCCCCACCCTGGGTCAGACCTTCAAACCTATAGTTTCCATATCTATCGGTTTGAGTGGTCTTAACTTGCGTTCCACTGAGGGTTATACTAACCCCTTTGATAGCTCTACCCAGCATGTCTTTTACCTGGCCTGAGATGGTCACAGACTTTAAGGTAAAGGTTGTATTTGAAGCTGGAACTGGTGCAGGGGTGAGGGTGGAAGCCAGCTTATTGAAAAGGATGTGCCAGCTTCCATCTTTGGGTCGCCAAACTGCTATATCGGCCTTCTTATCCCCATCATAATCTCTAGGTACCGGAATATCTTGGGATAGCCCATAGGGTGTTATTTTAATTCCGCCGGTGGATAAGAGAATGTACCAGGTTCCCGTACTGGGGCGCCAAACCGCCATATCGGCCCTTCCATCCCCATCATAATCTGCAGGTACCGGAATATCTCCGTTCTGTCCCCATATCACTCTTATTATATCTCCTCCATGGGACGGTATGACAGCCCATCCACCTGTAGAAGGTCTAAAGATAGCCATATCGGCAATTCCGTCTCCATCATAGTCACCTGGAACTGGAATATCTGAAGAACTTCCAAATTTCTGGATCAGGGATTTACCTGAGGATCTCAAAATGTACCAGGTTCCCTGGGAAGGTCGGAAAACTGCAAAATCCGCTCTTCCATCCCCATCATAATCTTCAGGTACCGGTTTATCGCCAGATGTTCCCCAGGTTTGGATGATAGGATTACCGGTGCTAAGGGCTACATACCAATTTCCTTCCGTGGATCTCCATCCGGCAACATCCGCTTTTTTATCTCCATCGTAATCTTCAGGTACCGGTTTATCGCCAGATGTTCCCCAGGTCAGGGAAAGCTCATTGGAGTCAGAAGCTGGCGTTGGAATCGGCGTTGGAGTCGAAGCAGGTTTAGGAGTCGGGGTTGGGGTCGCAGTTGGAACAGATTTAGGCTTCTCAATTGGGGTTGCAGTCGGCTTAGGTGTGGGCGTTGGAGTTGAAGCAGGTTTAGGAGTCGGCGTCGGGGTCGGTGTCGAACTAGAAACAGGAGTTGGAGATGGAGGAACAGTCCCTAATACGGTTGGTGAACCACCATTTTCAAAAATAGCATAGGTATATTGCAATTCGCCTTTATTATAGCCGAGATAGAAATTACCTGATGAGGAGTCGAAGATCGTATCGATGAAATGCCCAACTTGAGTATCACTTGCAGCCCGTTTTACGGGTTCTCCGTAAATACCTTTTGTACCACGATTAAAGAAGTATTTTGCCCGGTCGTAGAGTGTACGATCACCGGTATATTTATATCCACGCACTAATATATTCACCAGAGATTCTGTATAGACAGGATCCCAGAATGTAACCGGCGTTTGTGCAGAATATTTTTGCCAGGATTGACCATTTTTTACTCCAAACCAGCTTGAGGTATATTGATAGACCGGATCAAGTCCATATTTATCAACGAACCGTGCCATGGCGATCATGCGATTCCTAAGTTCCGCTCGCCCTGTGGTTCGATAGGCGTGCTCGAAGGCTTCACCTAATATACCAAGTGA
This window contains:
- a CDS encoding glycosyltransferase, with protein sequence MATSTTLSIIVPVYNEQYLVQASLNRLQVLGESPLLSRIKVIVVDDYSTDQTEASLKQFQKSWEANPWSPKFEWIFLHHEENQGKGAAIRTGLEYVDTELVVIHDADLEYHPRDLLKMIPLFLEEDADAVFGSRFLAGEFKRVLFFRHALGNSLLTFLCDLVCDLNITDMETCYKMVRTSLLKSIPLESCDFRIEPEITIKLAKRGARIFEVPISYSGRTYQEGKKINWKDGLLALGAILKYAVSDQIYTADKYGSEILARLNRAPRFTRWMADTVRPYIGKRVLEIGAGIGNITLNLTPQPVYWATDVNPLYLDSLRKLCSTRPYLHVTFTDVTDPGSFPKGQQFDTVICLNVIEHVKDDVAALQNIRNVLEDKGRAIVLVPQGPNLYGSLDRVLGHYRRYTKEQLISVGIKAGFHVQEVLEFNRAGVIGWWLNGQVLPQKTFGFGQIKMLNLLVPLFRRMESWLPLPPLSLIAIFEKVPDRKE
- a CDS encoding FG-GAP-like repeat-containing protein — translated: NGVFYAYNPLTKTWASRIMQTQPAGSSVGTLAFHALDYDPVDNVFIFLADSASGRRTWAYRYGGGTPSTSAPIISNILVSSITANSATISWTTNTPSTTKVEYGPTTSYGNSTPLNSTLLTSHSVTLSGLNANTLYHYRVSSADAAGNLAVSTDQTFMTLTATVLPTPTPTPTSTPSSTPPPSSGSTQIGGVLMPSLQDEKNTYRSWGWTWNTSQEPNFPSDSTYVVSDPDIHGETEGDDLWTYLMMYRRTGQKGYLDRATAWANYFENVMLTCPGDYYTTYCYDRDAFGLDHAYGWGLLAWYEYTGDTKALTTAESIGADIEAIWSKRVNNNYPVPGQFSMSYYGARQPARHLLLITRLAEVTKKQRWIDLRDKLIDLWLQSPDWDSNYGMYFVGDWQTDYVAGAGTYASGVRMQSSFSLGILGEAFEHAYRTTGRAELRNRMIAMARFVDKYGLDPVYQYTSSWFGVKNGQSWQKYSAQTPVTFWDPVYTESLVNILVRGYKYTGDRTLYDRAKYFFNRGTKGIYGEPVKRAASDTQVGHFIDTIFDSSSGNFYLGYNKGELQYTYAIFENGGSPTVLGTVPPSPTPVSSSTPTPTPTPKPASTPTPTPKPTATPIEKPKSVPTATPTPTPKPASTPTPIPTPASDSNELSLTWGTSGDKPVPEDYDGDKKADVAGWRSTEGNWYVALSTGNPIIQTWGTSGDKPVPEDYDGDGRADFAVFRPSQGTWYILRSSGKSLIQKFGSSSDIPVPGDYDGDGIADMAIFRPSTGGWAVIPSHGGDIIRVIWGQNGDIPVPADYDGDGRADMAVWRPSTGTWYILLSTGGIKITPYGLSQDIPVPRDYDGDKKADIAVWRPKDGSWHILFNKLASTLTPAPVPASNTTFTLKSVTISGQVKDMLGRAIKGVSITLSGTQVKTTQTDRYGNYRFEGLTQGGDYTLTPSKERYLFNPRTQPLADLMTDMVVNFTGIR